In the genome of Streptomyces aquilus, the window CCCAGGCCAGCCCCTGCGGCCGGGAGACCAGGTTCACGTCGTCGACCACCACGAACTCCGCGTGGCTGGCCCGCCGATGAGTGAAACCCAGCACCTCGTCGCCCACCGCGAAACCGCGCACCTCGGGGCCCAGCTCCACCACCACACCGGCCAGGTCACTGCCCTGCCCGGAGGGGAACGTCGCCGGCCAGCGGCCGTGCCGCGCGCCTCTGCGGATCATCACCTCGCCGGGCTGGATGCCGGCCGCGCGGACCTCGACGAGCACCTGCCCGGGCCCGGGGGACGGGCGTGGGACGTCCTCGACGCGGAGCACGTCGATCTCGCCGTACGCGTGGAACCGTACCGCCTTCATCACTTGACCACCGCACCTCGGAGTCGGGACAGAACCCCGCCTTCAACGCCCGCGGGGCCGATCCCTGTTCCCGGACGTGTTGGGTGATACGAGCGTCGGCGGCCGGCTTCTTCGTGTCATCCGCCAGTACGGGCGCCGGACCGGGCGGAGGGAGACTCGCTGCCGCGTGCGGACGATCCGCAGCGGAAGGTGGAGACATATGACCGTCCAGCAGTACGACGCGATCGGTGAGGCCTTCGAGGGGTTCAAGGCCCTGCCGTTGACGCGCTTCGGCGAAGTGCCCAGCTTCCTGGCCCTGGTCGGGGACGTGCGCGGCAAGTCGGTTCTGGATCTGGCGTGCGGAACCGGCTTCTACAGCCGGGAGTTCAAGCGGCGCGGCGCCACGGACGTCTTCGGGGTCGACATCTCCGGCGAGATGATCGCCGCCGCGCGGGACATCGAGCGGCGCGAACCGCTCGGCGTGCGCTACGAGGTGGGCGACGTGGCCGAACTGCCGCCGCTGGAGCCGAAGTTCGATGTCGCTCTCGGCGTGCAGTGCCTCAACTATGCGGACAGCATCGCCGAGTTGGACCGGATGTGCCGCAACATCCACCGGAACCTGGTGCCGGGCGGCGCGTTCTTCGTGCTCTGCCAGCGGCCCGACTACCGCTTCGACTGCGCGTCCCTCGACACGTACGGCTTCCGCTGCGAGCCGACGGGCGAAGAGGCGGAGGCGGGTCCGCGGTGCAGGGTCACCGCCCTCCTCGAACCCGAGCCGATCAGCATCCTCGGCACGGTCCCGCGCCGCGAGGTCTACGAGGAGTCGCTGCGGGCGGCCGGGTTCGGCGGGATCGAGTGGGTGCCGTTGAGCGTGTCCGAGGCCGGCATCCGGGAGTTCGGCGAGGAGTTCTGGACGGACCTGCTCGCCCACCCACCGCTGGTGATGCTGCGCTGCCGGGCCTGAGCGGCCGCCCCGGGGCGGCATGAGTGGCCCCTGCCCCTACTCTCCGACCTGGATCTCGACACGCTGCCGCAGGTATGCGTCCGGATGGCCGCGGGCGATGCGCACCGCCTCGGCCACCAGGCCCTGGAGCTCGGTGGGTCGACGCCGCGCGTTCAGGACGAGGCCCGGGAGGAGGCAGCGGCGGACGTCGAGGTCCTCGTTGGCGATGAACTCCCGGAGCGCCGCCTCCTGCCACTCGGCCCCGAGATCGGCCACCGAGTCGACCTCGGCCCGGCTCTCGGGCGTCATGACGCGGGTCTCCCCGTCGAGGCAGCGCACGGGCACCCCCGTCCAGTACCAGGCGCGGGCGGCTCCGGCCCGCTCCGCGTCGCTTCCGGTGCGCAGCACGTCGATCAGCGCCGCCTTCACCCGTCGACGGCCGTAGAGACGGACGGCCGGTTCGATGAACTGCCGGTTGAAGCTGGGGTTCGGGTCGTGCACCCCGGTGCGGACCAGCTGCTCGAAGAGCCCCTCCGGGGGCGCCTCCGCCGCGCGCAGGGTGCGCCGGACGATCGTGCGTGCCTCGTGCTCCCACTCCCGGTCACTGCCCGCCGGGGCGGGCGGCTCGGCGCCGAGGAGTTCGATGAGTTCCGCCACGTGCCGGTGGAAGGCGGCACGGCGGTCGTCCGGGCGGTCCGGAAGCGGAGCGTACGTGCGGGGGCTGTCGTCGCTCACCGGTGTCATCTCCCTGAGTGGTGGTGGCGGGTTTCGCAGGAGGGGGCAAGCATGCCCGGACGGCCGGGTGGCGTGGCACCCGGCCGTCCGGGCGTCAGGCGGCCGTGCTCACGCGGACTTGCCGCCCGTACAGGCGGCGCCCGGCTCCGGGGTCTGCCTGCCCTGGACGTACTTCTCCAGGAACTCGGACACCCGGGGATCGGACTTCCTCGTCACGTTCAGCTGGTGGCCCCAGGCGGAGAGCGTGATCGGCGAGGACTGGTCGGGGTACGGGCTGATCAGCGTGTACGGCGTCTTGGCGACCTTGTCGGCGAGCGCCTTGACGTCCGCGTCCGAGGCCTTGTCGTTGTACGTGATCCAGACCGCGCCGTGTTCCAGGGAGTGCACGGCGTTCTCGTTCTGTATCGGGTCGGTGTAGACGTCGCCGTTGCAGTTCTGCCAGACGGGGGCGTGGTCGCCGCCGACGGGCGGTGTCATCGGGTAGTCGACCGCGGTGTCGACGTGGGTCTGGCTCAGCTTCGCCCACGTCTTCTCGCCGGAGACCGGCGCCGCCTGGGCCTGTTCCTTCGCGTCGGCGGCGTCGAGCAGATACCAGCCGCCGCCCACGAGCCCGGCGAGGATCGCGGCGGAGACGGTGACGGTGATGATCCGGTTGCGGCGCTCGCGGGCCTGCTCGGCACGGCGCTGCTCCTCGACGCGGGCGCGGCGCGCCTCGGCCTTGGAGGCGGCGGAGTTCCTGTTCTTCTTCGGGTTCGTTCTGGTGCTCTTGGAGTTTGCGGAAGCCATGGTGAAGTCCCTTGTGGGCAGCGGAGACCGGCGGACGCCGGTGGACGGACGGGGATCGGCGTCCGGTCTAGGTCCGCAGCACCTGGAGGGCGTGGAGGTCGGGGGCGCGGGGCTCCGCGGTGTACGGGGCGCGGGCGGGCACGGCGAGGGCCGGCCGGGTGTCCACGCGGCTCGGCGGGGCGAGCGGCTGGGGGTGCGGGCCGGGTGCGGTGCTCGGCTTGCCGACGACGGCTTTGCCGCCGCACCGGTCGTGGCCGGAGGAGACGCAGACGTGCTCCCGCACCTGCTGGTCCGGCATGTCGAGGACGACAGTCGTGGGGGCGTGCCCGGCCGACGGCGGCGCGCCCCGGGCACACAGGCAGGCCACGCCGAGCAGCGTGGCCAGGGCCACCACCAGGCCCCACACCACGGCTCCGGTCCGCCGCCGCGCCCACATCGTCGATTCCCCGCCCTTTCGAGGTCTCAGGGTAGGTGAGGGTGCGCCGGGGGAGGCAGTTGGGGCAGGGTGTCCGGTGTTCGTAGGGGGCGCGGCTCGGCAAGGGGGCACGGTTGGGAGAGCCGGAGATCGGCGGGCTGGTCGCCGGGCTCTTGATCGCGGTGGTCACCTCGCCCGTGGGGGTGTCCGGCGCGGTGTTCCTGCTGCCGGTGCAGTTGAGCGTGTTCGGCGTGCCCAGCCCGGCCGTCACGCCGACGAACCTGCTGTTCAACGTGGTGGCCGGGCCGGGAGCGCTGGTGCGTTTCCACCGGGCCGGGCGACTGCGCGGTCCGCTGACGCGGCTGCTGGTGACCGGCACGCTGCCCGGGGTGCTGATCGGTGCTGTCGTGCGGGTCTTCGCGGTGCCGGGGCCGGGTGTGTTCCGCGTCCTGGTGGCGCTGCTGCTCCTGCCGCTCGGCCTGTGGCTGATCACGAGGACCCTGCGTCCGGCCCGGGTCACCGCGGCGGCGATGCCGTCCCCACGCACGGTGACCGGTCTCGCTTTGGCGGTGGGGATCGTCGGCGGGGTCTACGGCATCGGGGGCGGTTCGCTGCTCGGCCCGCTCCTGGTCGGCCGCGGACTGCCGGTCGCCCAGGTCGCACCGGCCGCGCTGGCCTCCACCTTCGTGACCTCGCTGGCCGGCGCCGGCGCCTTCGCCCTGCTGTCCCTGACGGGCTCGGGAGATGTCGCCCCCGACTGGTCCCTCGGCCTGGCCTGCGGCCTCGGCGGCCTGATCGGCGGCTACCTCGGCGCCCACCTCCAGCCCCATGTCCCGGAGACCGCACTGTGCCTCCTGCTCGGCACACTGGCCGCCGCGCTGGGAGCGTCGTACGGCGTCGCCGCGCTGAGCTGAGCCGAGCTGATCCAGGGAACGGGTCGGCCCACCCGGGTCAGTCCGGGCCGCTCCAGTCGAACGGGAAGTGCTTGCTCGACTTCCCCGAGCGGTCCCAGGAGAAGCCGAAGGCGTTGGCGCGGTCGGTGGTGGCCCGGCCCCACGTGGCGACCTGGCCCGGACCGACCTCGGCGCCAGGAGCGTTGTGAACCTGGACGCGGGCGCCGTCAGGGGTGGTGGGGCCGCCGAGGGCCTCGGCGACCGCCGTGACCCGGCCCGGCACCTCGGCCCGCCAGGTGGCGAGGTCCTCGTCGACCTCGATGTGCACGGGGGCCACGTCCATGCCGCGCATCTCGGGGTGGAACATCTCCCCGAACTGCGCGGGCCAGCCGCCCGCCTCGCCGCCGAAGACGGCACCGAGCGCGGCCCGCTGCTGTTCGTCGGCGCGTTCGTCGAGGAAGACCGCGGCGTAGGGGTCGGTGTGCTCGCCGGCCCACACGTTGCCGGTGAAGGAGCCGAGCATCAGGACGTTGAGGCCGTCGAGCCGGACGTCGCCGTAGCTGCCCTCCCGGATGTGCCAGGCCAGGACGCCCTCGCAGTCGCCGTACGTCGGGGGCTGCGCGAACGTGCACGGGCAGGGGATGGCGCACTTGCACACGTCGAACCAGTCGCCGGTCAGATGCCAGCGCGGCGCGGTGGTGGTGGCCTGTTCAGTCATCTCGCTTCCCTCCTGCCGAGCCCCGGGGAGCTCACTCGGAGTGGCGAGACCGCGTGTGCCGAGTCCGGTCGTCCCGGGATCGGGAGACGGTCTCCCTTCCAGCTTGCACCTCCCGCCCCGCGCAGGGAACCCGCCCGGTCACGCGCGAGGGATCACATGCCGTCGTCCATCGCCGGCATCGAGTCCCGCAGTCCCGGCAGCAGCCAGTCCTGGAAGGGCGCGAGCACGGCCAGGACGAGGAACGCGACGCCCACGAAGCGCCCCAGCAGCACACCCCGGGGCGACAGCTTCTCCAGGAAGATCACCACGGCCAGCCCGGCCATCGCCGCCACGTTCATGACGCCCAGCGGCACCAGGACGACCATCAGCCCGGCGCAGCAGCCGACGCAGTAGGCGCCGTGGTGCAGGCCCACCCGCAGATCACGGACCGGACCCCGGAAGCCCGAGTAACGCACGAGATGGCTCAGCGGGTCGCGGCAGTGCCGGAGGCAGACGTACTTCAGCGGGCCGAGCTGGTACAGGCCCGCGAGCAGATAGGCGATCGCGCCGATCCAGCGGCCGGCGGTGGGGTGGTCGTCGACGAGGCTGCCGGTGAGAGCGAGGGCCACGTACGCGAGCAGCCCGAACGCCGTCCACACCAGCAGGTATCCCGCGATGAACGCGACGGTACGGGCGGTACGGACCCAGCCGGAGGACTGCCGGCCGATGCCCCGGACCCACGTGATGGCCACCGGCGCCATGGAGGGCAGCATCATCGCCGCCATCATCGTCACCCAGAGCAGCAGGAACAGCGGCAGCGCCATCCCCATCGTGCCGGGCTCGACGCCCATGTCCCGGGCCTGGCCGATCGTCAGCACCCAGGCGGGC includes:
- a CDS encoding class I SAM-dependent methyltransferase, encoding MTVQQYDAIGEAFEGFKALPLTRFGEVPSFLALVGDVRGKSVLDLACGTGFYSREFKRRGATDVFGVDISGEMIAAARDIERREPLGVRYEVGDVAELPPLEPKFDVALGVQCLNYADSIAELDRMCRNIHRNLVPGGAFFVLCQRPDYRFDCASLDTYGFRCEPTGEEAEAGPRCRVTALLEPEPISILGTVPRREVYEESLRAAGFGGIEWVPLSVSEAGIREFGEEFWTDLLAHPPLVMLRCRA
- a CDS encoding DUF3105 domain-containing protein, with the protein product MASANSKSTRTNPKKNRNSAASKAEARRARVEEQRRAEQARERRNRIITVTVSAAILAGLVGGGWYLLDAADAKEQAQAAPVSGEKTWAKLSQTHVDTAVDYPMTPPVGGDHAPVWQNCNGDVYTDPIQNENAVHSLEHGAVWITYNDKASDADVKALADKVAKTPYTLISPYPDQSSPITLSAWGHQLNVTRKSDPRVSEFLEKYVQGRQTPEPGAACTGGKSA
- a CDS encoding sulfite exporter TauE/SafE family protein codes for the protein MGEPEIGGLVAGLLIAVVTSPVGVSGAVFLLPVQLSVFGVPSPAVTPTNLLFNVVAGPGALVRFHRAGRLRGPLTRLLVTGTLPGVLIGAVVRVFAVPGPGVFRVLVALLLLPLGLWLITRTLRPARVTAAAMPSPRTVTGLALAVGIVGGVYGIGGGSLLGPLLVGRGLPVAQVAPAALASTFVTSLAGAGAFALLSLTGSGDVAPDWSLGLACGLGGLIGGYLGAHLQPHVPETALCLLLGTLAAALGASYGVAALS
- a CDS encoding DUF1326 domain-containing protein; the protein is MTEQATTTAPRWHLTGDWFDVCKCAIPCPCTFAQPPTYGDCEGVLAWHIREGSYGDVRLDGLNVLMLGSFTGNVWAGEHTDPYAAVFLDERADEQQRAALGAVFGGEAGGWPAQFGEMFHPEMRGMDVAPVHIEVDEDLATWRAEVPGRVTAVAEALGGPTTPDGARVQVHNAPGAEVGPGQVATWGRATTDRANAFGFSWDRSGKSSKHFPFDWSGPD
- a CDS encoding DUF2182 domain-containing protein, whose translation is MRHSRPSVVPSAPPVAPTGAGGGLLPARDLAAAWFLVVLIAVPAWVLTIGQARDMGVEPGTMGMALPLFLLLWVTMMAAMMLPSMAPVAITWVRGIGRQSSGWVRTARTVAFIAGYLLVWTAFGLLAYVALALTGSLVDDHPTAGRWIGAIAYLLAGLYQLGPLKYVCLRHCRDPLSHLVRYSGFRGPVRDLRVGLHHGAYCVGCCAGLMVVLVPLGVMNVAAMAGLAVVIFLEKLSPRGVLLGRFVGVAFLVLAVLAPFQDWLLPGLRDSMPAMDDGM